A segment of the Pelmatolapia mariae isolate MD_Pm_ZW unplaced genomic scaffold, Pm_UMD_F_2 NODE_ptg000566l+_length_73125_cov_1, whole genome shotgun sequence genome:
ACCCACCAGCACCACCCTCAGGTCAGAGTCTGAAACAAAACAGGCCATCAGGGGGTTGGCACAAGTCTGAGCATCAGTGCACAGTTCAGAAAATACTCTCAATCAACCGAAGAAATAAGAcattagtaaaaaaaacaaaaaaaaacaaatatatatatatatacatatatatatatatatatatatatatatatatatatatatatatatatatatatatatatatatatatttatatggaagaaaaacattgcaccatatgtttatttttatttattgaaagaaataaaatatactGGATACATGAAATCAGATCTCACTCTTGTTTACACAAACAGATTAGACATCAGTACCAATCTTTCAGAAGATTGATTTCTTATGACTCTAAACCAGTGAGCTAACAATGCTACAAGTTACAGAGTCCCATGAATGTCCCATAATCAAAAAATAAGTATTTATTAgtttttgtttgaaatgaaGATGTTCCTCTAACACCTGAaagcagcaagaaaaaaaaaacagcaaggaAAGATGCTGCATTGTGCTGAAAAAGCAGACAATTACTGAAAAATctggttatttatttgtatctCTGTTATGATGTGATTTCATAACCTGCACCTGAGGTATAATTAATACCCAATTTTACTGTATGATGCATGCTTTCTCTGTCACAGCCATCGCTGCAGACACAGTGGCTCCCACTACTGCTCCCAGTTGAGCTCCTACTGCAGCTCCTACTGCAGCTCCTGCAGGCCCTCCCAGACCGAAAACACTAGCTCCAACACCAGCTCCAACAGAAGCACACTTTAAAACAGCCCAAATGAATTTGTTACTACTCTCTGCCCTTCTTCTTGCTTCTTCAAAATCCATCTGAAGATTTTCTCCCAGAAGGCGCTccatttcttctctttttgcttTCTGGGCATCTTTGAACATACTGCTGGTGTAgtattttcttccatttctctGAACCATTGCATTGATTTTCGTCAGCAGTTCTCGGACTTGCGATTGACCTCCATCTCTGTTGTTAAAAACATGATATCCTCCAGAGCATTGATTAATGAGTTCTCTAACTTGCTTATTTTCACTCATTAAT
Coding sequences within it:
- the LOC134623335 gene encoding GTPase IMAP family member 9-like encodes the protein AGNTILGRNAFESRPSFSSVTTACEKKEIVVCRQTVAVIDTPGLFDTRMSNDEVFAEIATCISFAAPGPQVFLVVLQVNRFTAEEQRTVEIIQEMFGEKAKNYTMVLFTHGDLLGENSIEELMSENKQVRELINQCSGGYHVFNNRDGGQSQVRELLTKINAMVQRNGRKYYTSSMFKDAQKAKREEMERLLGENLQMDFEEARRRAESSNKFIWAVLKCASVGAGVGASVFGLGGPAGAAVGAAVGAQLGAVVGATVSAAMAVTEKACIIQ